A genomic stretch from Engraulis encrasicolus isolate BLACKSEA-1 chromosome 10, IST_EnEncr_1.0, whole genome shotgun sequence includes:
- the igsf21b gene encoding immunoglobulin superfamily member 21b translates to MQKMTVAVTLCFLLCTDLLDIVLGYLTVTIEPLPPVVMGDTVTLKCNFRTDGNLREIVWFRVMDGGSSKQKIFTYDAMYNTNFSHMEDFRKREDLVYQSTVRLPEVQMEDSGPYECHVGIYDRASREKVVLASASITLIVMSPPKSISVVTSDPYARFNRYEAQNFTLVCIVKGGKPAPMVYFKRDGELIQVVPESQALQSAEPGRSPDSAPWPARRPGRPSGQAPSWPAQKPGKSPASASAPDPDRDSDKDVRPLISRDLDDTKIQKSVSLVDQNGEPVRLDMDGPSAPRGVTAANRGGGGDGDGRGRVGGEGRAAGDVMYPSLQDSSPTTTEVIPETVVSREFPRWVQSTDPLYYFNHTRVELSDGTMEVYAMLTWSLNPQLDNDALFSCEVKHPALSMPMQAEVTLSAPKGPKLSMTPSRAKVGDTVRMSVEGFQLGSKGNEVFPEPLFTWTRIGGLLLDGSEERIGKVLVLDRVPAELNGSMYRCTAQNPLGSTNTHTRLIVFENPRLQKGAKQLSDMANSARYSSRLLMLLVAAVMGLT, encoded by the exons gctACTTGACTGTCACCATTGAGCCCTTGCCTCCAGTGGTGATGGGAGACACTGTGACACTGAAGTGTAATTTCAGGACTGATGGCAACCTGCGCGAGATCGTGTGGTTTCGG GTCATGGATGGAGGCAGCTCAAAACAGAAAATATTCACATACGATGCCATGTACAACACTAACTTCTCACACATGGAGGATTTTCGGAAGAGGGAAGATCTGGTTTACCAGTCAACTGTAAG ACTTCCAGAAGTCCAGATGGAAGACAGCGGTCCGTACGAGTGTCATGTCGGTATCTATGACCGAGCGTCCCGAGAGAAGGTGGTCTTAGCCTCCGCAAGCATAACTCTCATTGTAATGT CGCCTCCCAAATCCATATCCGTGGTAACTTCAGATCCATACGCCCGGTTCAATCGCTACGAAGCACAGAACTTCACTCTGGTGTGCATCGTGAAAGGAGGAAAGCCTGCACCCATG GTCTACTTCAAGAGAGACGGGGAGCTGATTCAGGTGGTTCCAGAGAGCCAAGCCCTGCAGTCTGCTGAGCCAGGCCGATCCCCTGACTCAGCCCCCTGGCCTGCCAGAAGACCAGGCAGGCCCTCTGGCCAAGCACCCTCGTGGCCGGCCCAGAAACCAGGCAAGAGCCCTGCCTCAGCCTCCGCCCCAGACCCGGACCGGGACTCAGACAAGGACGTGAGGCCCCTCATCAGCAGAGACTTGGACGACACCAAGATCCAGAAGTCCGTGTCCCTGGTGGACCAGAACGGGGAGCCGGTGCGGCTGGACATGGATGGCCCCTCCGCCCCACGCGGTGTCACCGCGGCgaaccgtggtggtggtggtgatggtgacggCCGTGGTCGCGTGGGTGGTGAGGGTCGTGCCGCCGGGGACGTCATGTACCCGAGTCTGCAGGAcagcagccccaccaccaccgaGGTCATCCCCGAGACGGTGGTCAGCCGCGAGTTCCCGCGCTGGGTGCAGAGCACGGACCCGCTCTACTACTTCAACCACACACGCGTGGAGCTGTCGGACGGCACCATGGAGGTGTACGCCATGCTCACCTGGAGCCTCAACCCCCAGCTGGACAACGACGCGCTCTTCAGCTGCGAGGTCAAGCACCCCGCACTCTCCATGCCCATGCAGGCTGAGGTCACACTCT CTGCCCCAAAGGGACCAAAGTTGTCCATGACTCCCAGCAGGGCCAAAGTTGGAGACACAGTGCGCATGAGTGTGGAAGGCTTCCAGCTCGGCTCCAAAGGG AACGAGGTGTTCCCGGAGCCTCTGTTCACGTGGACGCGTATCGGAGGCCTCCTGCTGGATGGCAGTGAGGAGCGCATCGGGAAGGTGCTGGTTCTGGACCGCGTGCCGGCAGAACTCAACGGGTCCATGTACCGCTGCACGGCCCAGAACCCACTGGggtccaccaacacacacacacgcctcatcgTCTTTG AGAACCCAAGACTGCAGAAAGGAGCAAAACAGCTAAGTG ATATGGCCAACAGTGCAAGGTACAGTAGCAGGTTATTGATGCTGCTGGTCGCCGCGGTGATGGGACTCACGTGA
- the dhrs3a gene encoding short-chain dehydrogenase/reductase 3a: MDHSNICSAVLFPIQMLYSIIKAGMSLLLPARRRDLSGDVVLITGGGRGIGRHLAHEFAKQGAKKVILWGRTEKCLKETSEEINLLGTECHYFICDVGNREEVYQQAKVLREKVGDVTILVNNAAVVHGKSLMNSDDDALLKTQHINTLGQFWTTKAFLPRMLELCNGHVVCINSILSVSSIPGAIDYCTSKASSLAFMESLTLGLLDCPGVGCTTVLPFHTNTEMFQGMRVRFPQLFPPLKPETVAQRTVEAVRSNKAFVYLPWTMHILIILKNLLPLPALEEIQRFAGCYTCMKTFKGRT, translated from the exons ATGGATCACTCGAATATATGCAGCGCTGTTCTTTTTCCCATTCAGATGCTCTACAGCATAATTAAAGCGGGCATGAGCCTGTTGCTACCTGCGAGACGTAGAGACTTGAGCGGGGATGTTGTGTTGATCACTGGCGGGGGAAGAGGCATCGGTCGTCACCTGGCACACGAGTTTGCGAAGCAAGGGGCGAAGAAG GTGATCCTGTGGGGCCGCACAGAGAAGTGTCTGAAGGAGACGAGTGAGGAGATCAACCTGCTGGGCACGGAGTGCCACTACTTCATCTGTGACGTGGGCAACCGCGAGGAGGTCTACCAGCAGGCCAAGGTCCTCCGGGAGAAG GTGGGTGATGTCACTATCCTGGTGAACAACGCAGCTGTGGTCCACGGCAAGAGTTTGATGAACAGCGATGATGACGCTCTTCTGAAAACACAGCACATCAACACGCTGGGCCAATTTTGG ACCACCAAGGCCTTCCTGCCCCGCATGCTGGAGCTGTGTAACGGCCACGTGGTGTGCATCAACTCCATCCTGTCCGTCTCCTCCATCCCGGGCGCCATCGACTACTGCACCTCCAAGGCCTCCTCGCTGGCCTTCATGGAGAGCCTGACGCTGGGCCTGCTGGACTGCCCCGGCGTGGGCTGCACCACCGTGCtgcccttccacaccaacacCGAGATGTTCCAGGGCATGCGAGTCAG GTTTCCTCAGCTCTTCCCCCCTCTGAAGCCGGAGACGGTGGCCCAGCGAACAGTCGAGGCAGTCAGGAGCAACAAAGCCTTCGTCTACCTGCCCTGGACCATGCATATACTCATAATCCTCAAAAA